The following DNA comes from Zavarzinella sp..
GGGCACTCGCACGGTCATTTTATCGTCTGGTTCCGTGGAAGGGTACCAGATTCAGCACTTGGCGAAACTTCCCCTGACTTCCCCACATGGGAATGCCGATCGTGCGACTTATTCAGTGGGACATCTTTCTTAGCGCACCTGACTATTTTCAGGAAATAAAAAACTCATTAAAGTGATGTTACAGCACCCACTGATTAGGAAATGATGAAAATTAGGCAATTTGGGCAGCTTAAACGTAATTCAATTTGCAATTTAGAGTTTTTTGCTCAATCAGCCCGTTTTTAGCGGCTCAATTTTGCTTTGAGCTCGGTGATCATACCATCCAATTCGTCGAGTGTTTTCTCCTGCAACTTTTCTACAGGTGTAATCGGCAAGCCGAGAATTTCCTCAAAAGCGTGAATTTGCCCGATTCGTTGGCCAAGAACCGTGCCCCGCTCTTCGCCGATTTTAATCCCTTTTTTCTCGGCAAGTCTTTCAAATGAGGTAACAAATGGCATTTGATTCTCCATCAATAAGTCAAATCGTACTTTGTTAAAATCTTCTTCCAGCTCATCAGGTAATTTTAGCAGCCAATCGAGCAGGCGCATGATATTCCAGACTTCATCAGCAGTTAATTTTCGCTCAATCAGTTGCCGGAGCAGGCGGCATTTATCGGCATAGCGAAGTTCTGCAACTCCGTGGGTCAGCAAACTTTGAATGCTGGCGGCCACAATCAGCCCCACCGGACTGCGGTGGGTCGTTAAGTCATCCATGCGACCAACAAAATCAAGTAGTTTCACCGAATTAAATACAAACTCATTGTGCGTTCCTTTGCAACTCAAAATATTGCGATCCACGCGCCAATTTGGGTTCTCATCGGCCAGAATTGCAAAACTGGACACGTTCAGGCCATATTTCTGGCGAATCCGCCAGTAATATTCCGCCATCCGTGCGGGAAATCGGTCATCCTGCTGTGCCTGAACCTCAAAATGGATGAAAATGGTCACGGTCTGGCCGGCGTGCTCCAAATCGTACACCTCGAACAGTGCGTCCGCACGCACCATCCCTGAGTCGGAATCGGGTAAAAGGGTACGTAATTCGGTATCCAATGAGCGAAATCCTTTCGCCCAGTCAAACGTGGGGTACCACTGTGGGAAGAGAATCTCGAAAATGTCGGGCAGATAATTTTCCAGCGTCTCTTTCCAGGGGGAATCAAATTCGCGGGTCATCAGTGGGGCCTGCAAGGAACGATATCAGCTCATTTCACCCGAAAATTCTTGATGTATCTATCGATGAGATTAAATTCATGAGCAAAATCTCATATTGTTGCCAATTACTGTGCGTGGTTCTGCTCGTTTTCCCCACCTGCAGGCTGAGTGGGGTGGGAATACCCGGTGATCTCGCCGATCCGTTCAATGACGTAATAGAAGATCGGTGTCAGGAAGATGCCGAAGATTGTTACGCCTAGCATTCCGGCGAACACCGTAACTCCCAGAATTGCACGCATTTCGGAACCGGCCCCCTCTGCCATCACCAGTGGAATCACCCCCAGGATGAATGCAAACGATGTCATCAGGATGGGGCGTAAGCGCATCCGACAGGCTTCCACCGCAGCATCGAAGGCACTCAGGCCATGCTCGCGGCGTTCCTTGGCAAACTCCACAATCAGAATCGCGTTTTTGCTGGCCAGCCCCACCAGCACCACAAATCCAATCTGCACAAAGATATTCATGTCAGATTTCACCACCACAACGCCCGTGATGGCACACAGCAGGCACATCGGCACCACCAGAATCACCGCAAATGGCAGCCGTAAACTCTCATATTGTGCGGCAAGCAGCAGATAAACCAGCACCACGGAAATGGCAAAGACAATCAGGGCGGTGTTTCCTGCCAGAATTTGCAGCAGGGTCAGCTCCGTCCACTGAATTTCCATCCCCTGTGGGAGGGTTTGTTCCGCAGCACCTTCCACGGTGGCAATCATTTCGCCGGAACTGAGGCCAGGTACGGTGGCACCATTGATGGCAGCGGCGTTCACCCCATTGTACCTTGTGACCATCACCGGCCCGCCGATCGGCTGAATATTAACCAAACTGGACAGTGGGACCATTTTGCCTTGGGAATTCCGCACCTTGAGCTGGCCCACCTGTTCCGGTCGCAGACGTTTTTCGGCATCGGCCTGCAGATTGACCTGCCAGGTGCGGCCGAACTGATTAAAATCGTTCACATAATAGCCACCCAGATACACCTGTAAGGTCATAAACACATCGGAAAGCGGCACCCCAAGCGACTTGCATTTGGTGCGGTCTACATCCACAAACAGTTGAGGAGTATTGGTCCGCAGTGGGCTGGACATTCCCAGAATCCCGGGGTCCTGCATTCCAGCGAAAGACAATGCCTCGGCAGCACCCTGCAATGCGGGCAGCCCCTGGTCGGCACGGTCACGCACCATCACTTTGAAACCACCGGCACTGCCCACCCCGTCGACTGGTGGGGCACCAAAAACGCCCACCACCGCACCTTCGATGTTGCGAAAACAAGCAACTCGCAGTTTTTGTGCGATCGCATCCGCACTCAGGTCGGGCCGATTTCGGTGGTGGAAATCATCCAGGATAACGAAAAAGGTGGCGAAATTGGAACCGTTCGCACTTTGTAATACCGAAAAACCCGGAATACTGATCGTGTGGGTGATTCCTTCAATACCCGGATATTTTTCAGGATTATTCTTGTCCCCACGGGCAATTCTGTCCACTTCGCTGGCAATCAGCTTGGTGCGTTCCAGCGAGGCAGCGTCGGGCAATTGAATATTCACCAGCAGATAGCCCTTATCCTGCACCGGAACAAAGCCAACTGGGGTGCTGGTTAAGCCTCGATAGGTCAGGAAGAGCAACGTGGTATACACCAACAGCCCGATCAGGAACAACCGCAACAACCATTTCACCACCCACGCATAGCCGTGAGTACCACGATCGAACAGGGCATTAAAAAGCTGGAAAAATTTGCCGAATACCAGCCGCACCAGCCGACTCAGGGGGTCTTTCTGTTCCGATTTGTGCTTCAAAAGCAAACTGCACAGTGCGGGACTCAGGGTCAGCGAGTTTACCGCGGAGAAAAAGGTAGAAACTGCAATCGTGGCGGCAAACTGTTGGAAAAACTGGCCCGTAATACCCGAAATGAACAAGCATGGGATAAATACCGCCATCAGAACAAGCGAAATAGCCACAATGGGGCCAGCTACCTCATCCATCGCCCGTCTGGTAGCCTCTTTCGGCGACATCCCATGTTCAATGTGGTGCTCTACCGCTTCTACCACCACAATGGCATCATCCACCACAATCCCGATGGCAAGCACCAACCCTAATAATGAGAGATTATTCAGACTGAATCCCAATCCCGCCATCACGGCGAAGGTGCCGATAATCGCCACCGGCACCGCAATCAGTGGGATCAGGGTAGCCCGCCAGGTCTGCAGGAAAACCAGCACCACAATCCCCACCAGAATAATGGCATCCCGCAGGGCGTGGACCACCTCGGCAATCGATTCTTCCACAAACGGGGTGGTGTCGTACACAATGGAATATTTCACGCCATCTGGAAAATTTTCCTGCAATTCTTCCATGCGTGCCTTCAGCAATTCGGCCGTGGTGAGTGCGTTCGAGCCAGGTTGCTGGTAGATGGCCAGCCCCACCGATGGGCTGCCATCCAGAAAACAACTGGTATCTTCGTTTTTGGCACCCAGTTCAATGAAGCCAATCGTGCGTTGATTGCCGCTGGCATCGGTAATTTCGCGTTGGGGCGAGACAACATCGCGGAGGCGGGTTACCTGCCCATCGCTGCCGGTGGCAATAATGATATTGCCGAACTGTTCCGGAGTTTGCAACCGCCCCAGAGTACTTAACGTATACTGAAATGCTTGTCCTTTCGGTACTGGTGGGCGGCCGAGTGAACCTGCAGCCACCTGCACGTTCTGTTCCTTCAGGGCATTAGAAATATCAACAACCGTCAGATTCCTGGAAGCCACTTTTTCCGGATCCAGCCAGACCCGCATCGAATAATCCTGTTGGCCGAACATCGAAACGTCGCCCACACCCGCAATCTGTTTCAGTTCATCCTGAATATTGATCGTGGCATAATTGCTTAAATAGAGCTGATCTTTCGATTGATCCGGCGAAAACAGATTCACCACCAGCAAAATACTTGGGGATCGTTTCTTGACACTGACCCCCGTCTGTTTCACCACATCTGGCAGGCTGGGCAGGGCAAGATTCACGCGATTCTGCACCTGCACCTGGGCATCATCCAGATTGGTGCCCAGATCAAAGGTGACGGTAAGCGTATAGGTGCCATCGTTGGTGCTTTGCGAAGACATGTACAGCATGTTCTCCACACCAGTAACCTGCTGCTCAATGGGGGAGGCGATGGTTTCTGCCACCACCTTCGCATTGGCACCAGGATAGATGCAGGTCACCTGCACGGTGGGTGGGGCGATTTCCGGATATTGTGCAATTGGCAGGGCGGGCAAGGCGATCCCACCAATCAGCACAATGACAATCGAAATTACCCCGGCGAAGATCGGTCGATCAATAAAAAACTTCGAAAACCCGGACATGAAGGCTCCTGATTCGCTCGAATGAGGCTTGGGAGATTAGGGTTATTTGCTGCTAGGTTCTACCACCAGACCGGGGCGAACACGTTGTAAGCCATTGATGACCACCTTGTCATTCACTGTTAATGGCCGCTTCGCCGAACCATTAACCTGGATCGATTCAATGACCCGCATGTCACCATCCTGAATCCCCAGTTGCACATTGACGCGAACGGCTTTGTTTTCGTCGCCGATCAAGTAAATGAATTTGGTGCTCTGATCCGAACCGATGGCCGATTCAGGGATGAGTACCGCCGATTGTGGGGCACCAATTGGTATCCGAACACGAGCGTACATCCCCGGCGTCAGCACTCGGCCTTTCAAACCGTCTTTCGGATTCGCAAACTCTGCTTTGAAACGGATCGTTCCCGTAGTAGGGTCGACCTGATTATCAATGAACTGTACTTTCCCGGTCATCGGATATTCATTTTCATCAATGGCCAAGCCAAGCTGCACAGTAATTTCATTATGTTCTTTTGGTGTTAATTTGCCAGAACGAATTGCCGCCTGCAGCCGCTGGAGGGTGTTTTCATCCATATCGAATGCGACATGAATGGGATCTACTGAGAGAATTGTGGTCAAGAGGGTGGTGTTACCTGCCCCACCCATGACAAGGTTCCCTTTGGTAACCAGTTTGTCGCCAATCCGCCCATTAATCGGACTGTTGATTTTGGCATATTTGATATTCAGTTTTGCATCTTCAATTTTCGCCTTGGTCACTTCCAGATTCGCCGCCGTTTCATTTTTATCGCCCAGCGATTTCTCGAATTCATTAATGGAAACAGCCCCTGTTTTGCGACCTGGCTCCATTCGGGCGACTTCATCGGTTAATCGCTTCAGGCGAGTCTGAAGCACTCCCGCTTCTGCTTCCATCTGAGACAGGGCAACATTGAATGGTTCGGGATCAATTTCAAATAACAGCTTGTTTTCCGTCACTTCGGTGCCAGCATCAAAGTAAATCTCTTTCAAATAGCCAGTAACTTTGGCACGGATTTCTACTTTCTGGATTGCTTCCGTTCTGCCAGTAAAGTATTCGTACTGGGTTA
Coding sequences within:
- a CDS encoding multidrug efflux RND transporter permease subunit — its product is MSGFSKFFIDRPIFAGVISIVIVLIGGIALPALPIAQYPEIAPPTVQVTCIYPGANAKVVAETIASPIEQQVTGVENMLYMSSQSTNDGTYTLTVTFDLGTNLDDAQVQVQNRVNLALPSLPDVVKQTGVSVKKRSPSILLVVNLFSPDQSKDQLYLSNYATINIQDELKQIAGVGDVSMFGQQDYSMRVWLDPEKVASRNLTVVDISNALKEQNVQVAAGSLGRPPVPKGQAFQYTLSTLGRLQTPEQFGNIIIATGSDGQVTRLRDVVSPQREITDASGNQRTIGFIELGAKNEDTSCFLDGSPSVGLAIYQQPGSNALTTAELLKARMEELQENFPDGVKYSIVYDTTPFVEESIAEVVHALRDAIILVGIVVLVFLQTWRATLIPLIAVPVAIIGTFAVMAGLGFSLNNLSLLGLVLAIGIVVDDAIVVVEAVEHHIEHGMSPKEATRRAMDEVAGPIVAISLVLMAVFIPCLFISGITGQFFQQFAATIAVSTFFSAVNSLTLSPALCSLLLKHKSEQKDPLSRLVRLVFGKFFQLFNALFDRGTHGYAWVVKWLLRLFLIGLLVYTTLLFLTYRGLTSTPVGFVPVQDKGYLLVNIQLPDAASLERTKLIASEVDRIARGDKNNPEKYPGIEGITHTISIPGFSVLQSANGSNFATFFVILDDFHHRNRPDLSADAIAQKLRVACFRNIEGAVVGVFGAPPVDGVGSAGGFKVMVRDRADQGLPALQGAAEALSFAGMQDPGILGMSSPLRTNTPQLFVDVDRTKCKSLGVPLSDVFMTLQVYLGGYYVNDFNQFGRTWQVNLQADAEKRLRPEQVGQLKVRNSQGKMVPLSSLVNIQPIGGPVMVTRYNGVNAAAINGATVPGLSSGEMIATVEGAAEQTLPQGMEIQWTELTLLQILAGNTALIVFAISVVLVYLLLAAQYESLRLPFAVILVVPMCLLCAITGVVVVKSDMNIFVQIGFVVLVGLASKNAILIVEFAKERREHGLSAFDAAVEACRMRLRPILMTSFAFILGVIPLVMAEGAGSEMRAILGVTVFAGMLGVTIFGIFLTPIFYYVIERIGEITGYSHPTQPAGGENEQNHAQ
- a CDS encoding efflux RND transporter periplasmic adaptor subunit, giving the protein MMSARIVGVLPFITFISLICSCSETKKPKAELPPPIVTVAAPILKEVTQYEYFTGRTEAIQKVEIRAKVTGYLKEIYFDAGTEVTENKLLFEIDPEPFNVALSQMEAEAGVLQTRLKRLTDEVARMEPGRKTGAVSINEFEKSLGDKNETAANLEVTKAKIEDAKLNIKYAKINSPINGRIGDKLVTKGNLVMGGAGNTTLLTTILSVDPIHVAFDMDENTLQRLQAAIRSGKLTPKEHNEITVQLGLAIDENEYPMTGKVQFIDNQVDPTTGTIRFKAEFANPKDGLKGRVLTPGMYARVRIPIGAPQSAVLIPESAIGSDQSTKFIYLIGDENKAVRVNVQLGIQDGDMRVIESIQVNGSAKRPLTVNDKVVINGLQRVRPGLVVEPSSK